The following proteins come from a genomic window of Trifolium pratense cultivar HEN17-A07 linkage group LG4, ARS_RC_1.1, whole genome shotgun sequence:
- the LOC123920243 gene encoding protein NRT1/ PTR FAMILY 7.3-like isoform X2, with protein MGTTYFFSLIGAFISDSYLGRYLTCIIFQVVFNIGLVLLSLSTHFLLLKPQGCGKIGFLCEPHTPLQVAILYISIYLIALGNGAADPALATFGNDQFDEEEPKEEKSKNLFYSYFYVALNLGSLVAETVLAYIETTGNWVLGFWICSGCGVFSFLIFMTGTLRYRHMKPSRNPISRFAQVFVSSMKKIKFQVPANGEGLYDDKEGDEPSVKRMHHTNGLRFLDRAAIISTKEKNKLLEKGENPDPWKLCTVTQVEEVKCILRLLPVWLCTIFSSVVFIQMLSLFVEQGSTMNRSFYKFQIPPASMTAFDIISTSAFIMLFDVLIVPLYVKIVKRDPKLPSELQRIGIGLSFTILALIVAGLVERKRLEFASTDGKETSSLSIFWQIPQYVLVGVAEAFVYVAQMNFFTSQAPDGLKSLGMGLSMSSSALGSYVADSILTVVMKITSTHGRPGWVSPNLNEGHLDRFFFLSASLTAINLIFYIVCARRYKEIELEKKEEKKEEVVI; from the exons ATGGGAACTACCTATTTCTTCTCTCTAATTGGAGCTTTTATTAGTGACTCATACTTGGGAAGATACCTCACTTGCATCATATTTCAAGTTGTGTTCAATATT GGATTGGTGCTATTATCCTTATCAACTCACTTCCTTTTACTTAAACCTCAAGGTTGCGGAAAAATAGGGTTTCTATGTGAACCTCATACGCCACTTCAAGTTGCAATACTTTACATATCAATATATCTAATAGCTTTAGGGAATGGAGCTGCTGATCCTGCATTAGCAACATTTGGTAATGATCAATTTGATGAGGAAGAACCTAAAGAAGAAAAATCTAAGAACTTATTCTATAGCTACTTTTATGTGGCATTGAATCTAGGATCATTAGTAGCTGAAACAGTATTGGCTTACATAGAAACTACAGGAAATTGGGTGCTCGGATTTTGGATATGTTCCGGTTGTGGCGttttttcatttcttatttttatgacCGGAACTCTTAGATATCGACACATGAAGCCTTCTCGAAACCCTATCTCGAGATTTGCACAAGTGTTTGTGTCTTctatgaagaaaataaaatttcaagtaCCTGCAAATGGAGAAGGCTTATATGATGATAAAGAAGGGGATGAACCTAGTGTTAAGAGAATGCACCACACAAATGGCCTTAG GTTTCTTGATAGAGCTGCTATTATTTCTACTAAGGAAAAGAACAAGTTGCTCGAGAAAGGCGAAAACCCGGATCCTTGGAAGCTTTGCACTGTGACACAAGTTGAAGAAGTGAAATGTATTTTGAGACTATTGCCGGTATGGCTTTGCACAATCTTCTCCTCTGTCGTCTTCATACAAATGCTTTCTCTATTTGTCGAACAAGGTTCTACAATGAACAGATCATTTTACAAGTTTCAAATCCCTCCTGCAAGCATGACAGCATTCGATATCATAAGCACGTCAGCATTCATCATGTTATTTGACGTTCTCATTGTTCCATTATACGTGAAAATCGTCAAAAGAGATCCAAAACTTCCTAGCGAGCTACAAAGAATAGGCATTGGACTATCATTTACGATACTAGCTTTGATTGTCGCCGGTTTAGTAGAGAGAAAAAGACTCGAGTTCGCTAGCACCGACGGTAAAGAGACAAGTTCTTTGAGTATATTTTGGCAAATACCACAATATGTGCTTGTAGGAGTAGCCGAAGCATTTGTGTACGTTGCACAAATGAATTTTTTCACATCACAAGCACCAGATGGATTGAAAAGTTTGGGAATGGGGTTATCTATGTCCTCATCGGCACTCGGTAGTTATGTGGCTGATAGTATTTTGACTGTCGTAATGAAAATCACTTCGACTCATGGACGACCTGGTTGGGTTTCACCGAATCTAAATGAAGGTCATTTAGATAGGTTTTTCTTCTTGTCAGCATCTTTAACAGctattaatttgatattttatattgtGTGCGCAAGAAGATATAAGGAAATAGAATtggagaaaaaagaagaaaagaaagaggaaGTTGTGATTTGA
- the LOC123920248 gene encoding arginase 1, mitochondrial, with the protein MSTIARRGIHFMQRLNSANVSSALLEKGQNRVIDASLTLIRERAKLKGELVRALGGAKATSSLLGVPLGHNSSFLQGPAFAPPRIREAIWCGSTNSTTEEGKDLQDARVLTDVGDVPIQEIRDCGVDDHRLMNVISESVKLVMEEDPLRPLVLGGDHSISFPVIRAVSEKLGGPVDVLHLDAHPDNYDAFEGNIYSHASSFARVMEGDYVRRLLQVGIRSITTEGRAQAKKFGVEQYEMRTFSRDRHFLENLKLGEGVKGVYISIDVDCLDPAFAPGVSHIEPGGLSFRDVLNILHNLQGEVVAGDVVEFNPQRDTVDGMTAMVAAKLVRELAAKIAK; encoded by the exons ATGTCCACGATAGCGCGCAGAGGCATCCATTTCATGCAGAGACTGAATTCAGCGAATGTATCTTCTGCTTTGCTAGAGAAAGGCCAAAATCGTGTAATCGATGCTTCACTTACCCTGATTCGAGAAAGAGCAAAGCTTAAG GGAGAACTCGTGCGTGCTTTGGGAGGCGCTAAAGCAACTTCATCGCTTCTTGGAGTTCCTTTGGGACATAATTCATCATTCCTTCAAGGACCTGCATTTGCACCTCCTCGCATTAGGGAAGCCATTTGGTGTGGTAGCACAAACTCGACAACCGAAGAAG GTAAGGATTTACAGGATGCACGAGTGCTAACTGATGTCGGTGATGTCCCTATTCAAGAGATTCGTGATTGTGGCGTAGATGACCATAGATTGATGAATGTCATTAGTGAATCTGTCAAGTTAGTGATGGAAGAG GATCCATTAAGACCTTTAGTTTTAGGTGGTGATCACTCAATATCATTTCCAGTTATTAGAGCGGTCTCTGAAAAGCTTGGAGGACCGGTTGATGTTCTTCATCTTGATGCACATCCTGACAACTATGATGCCTTTGAAGGGAACATATATTCGCATGCTTCTTCATTTGCTCGAGTCATGGAGGGTGACTATGTTCGGCGACTCTTGCAG GTTGGTATTCGATCGATAACAACTGAAGGACGTGCACAAGCAAAAAAATTTGGGGTCGAGCAATATGAAATGCGAACATTTTCCAGAGATCGCCACTTCCTAGAGAATCTG AAACTAGGGGAAGGTGTTAAAGGTGTATATATCTCAATAGACGTAGATTGTCTTGATCCTGCCTTTGCTCCAGGAGTATCTCACATTGAACCAGGAGGTCTTTCATTCCGCGATGTTCTTAACATCCTACACAATCTTCAAGGCGAAGTTGTTGCTGGAGATGTGGTTGAATTCAACCCACAACGCGATACCGTTGATGGAATGACTGCCATGGTAGCtgctaagttggtgagagaacTGGCTGCAAAGATTGCAAAATGA
- the LOC123920243 gene encoding protein NRT1/ PTR FAMILY 7.3-like isoform X1, producing the protein MASKVLELDGHEEESISPCTKDGSIDCYGKPAVKARTGGWRSAALLLVNQLLVALAFTGVEVNLVLFAKLVLRQSNAESANTFSRWMGTTYFFSLIGAFISDSYLGRYLTCIIFQVVFNIGLVLLSLSTHFLLLKPQGCGKIGFLCEPHTPLQVAILYISIYLIALGNGAADPALATFGNDQFDEEEPKEEKSKNLFYSYFYVALNLGSLVAETVLAYIETTGNWVLGFWICSGCGVFSFLIFMTGTLRYRHMKPSRNPISRFAQVFVSSMKKIKFQVPANGEGLYDDKEGDEPSVKRMHHTNGLRFLDRAAIISTKEKNKLLEKGENPDPWKLCTVTQVEEVKCILRLLPVWLCTIFSSVVFIQMLSLFVEQGSTMNRSFYKFQIPPASMTAFDIISTSAFIMLFDVLIVPLYVKIVKRDPKLPSELQRIGIGLSFTILALIVAGLVERKRLEFASTDGKETSSLSIFWQIPQYVLVGVAEAFVYVAQMNFFTSQAPDGLKSLGMGLSMSSSALGSYVADSILTVVMKITSTHGRPGWVSPNLNEGHLDRFFFLSASLTAINLIFYIVCARRYKEIELEKKEEKKEEVVI; encoded by the exons ATGGCAAGTAAG gTGCTTGAACTTGATGGACATGAGGAGGAGAGTATTTCTCCTTGCACAAAAGATGGTTCAATTGATTGTTATGGAAAACCAGCTGTAAAAGCTAGGACAGGTGGATGGAGGAGTGCCGCATTGTTGTTAG TGAATCAATTACTAGTTGCATTGGCTTTCACTGGAGTTGAAGTAAATTTGGTTCTCTTTGCAAAGTTAGTATTGAGACAAAGTAATGCTGAGTCAGCAAACACTTTTAGCAGATGGATGGGAACTACCTATTTCTTCTCTCTAATTGGAGCTTTTATTAGTGACTCATACTTGGGAAGATACCTCACTTGCATCATATTTCAAGTTGTGTTCAATATT GGATTGGTGCTATTATCCTTATCAACTCACTTCCTTTTACTTAAACCTCAAGGTTGCGGAAAAATAGGGTTTCTATGTGAACCTCATACGCCACTTCAAGTTGCAATACTTTACATATCAATATATCTAATAGCTTTAGGGAATGGAGCTGCTGATCCTGCATTAGCAACATTTGGTAATGATCAATTTGATGAGGAAGAACCTAAAGAAGAAAAATCTAAGAACTTATTCTATAGCTACTTTTATGTGGCATTGAATCTAGGATCATTAGTAGCTGAAACAGTATTGGCTTACATAGAAACTACAGGAAATTGGGTGCTCGGATTTTGGATATGTTCCGGTTGTGGCGttttttcatttcttatttttatgacCGGAACTCTTAGATATCGACACATGAAGCCTTCTCGAAACCCTATCTCGAGATTTGCACAAGTGTTTGTGTCTTctatgaagaaaataaaatttcaagtaCCTGCAAATGGAGAAGGCTTATATGATGATAAAGAAGGGGATGAACCTAGTGTTAAGAGAATGCACCACACAAATGGCCTTAG GTTTCTTGATAGAGCTGCTATTATTTCTACTAAGGAAAAGAACAAGTTGCTCGAGAAAGGCGAAAACCCGGATCCTTGGAAGCTTTGCACTGTGACACAAGTTGAAGAAGTGAAATGTATTTTGAGACTATTGCCGGTATGGCTTTGCACAATCTTCTCCTCTGTCGTCTTCATACAAATGCTTTCTCTATTTGTCGAACAAGGTTCTACAATGAACAGATCATTTTACAAGTTTCAAATCCCTCCTGCAAGCATGACAGCATTCGATATCATAAGCACGTCAGCATTCATCATGTTATTTGACGTTCTCATTGTTCCATTATACGTGAAAATCGTCAAAAGAGATCCAAAACTTCCTAGCGAGCTACAAAGAATAGGCATTGGACTATCATTTACGATACTAGCTTTGATTGTCGCCGGTTTAGTAGAGAGAAAAAGACTCGAGTTCGCTAGCACCGACGGTAAAGAGACAAGTTCTTTGAGTATATTTTGGCAAATACCACAATATGTGCTTGTAGGAGTAGCCGAAGCATTTGTGTACGTTGCACAAATGAATTTTTTCACATCACAAGCACCAGATGGATTGAAAAGTTTGGGAATGGGGTTATCTATGTCCTCATCGGCACTCGGTAGTTATGTGGCTGATAGTATTTTGACTGTCGTAATGAAAATCACTTCGACTCATGGACGACCTGGTTGGGTTTCACCGAATCTAAATGAAGGTCATTTAGATAGGTTTTTCTTCTTGTCAGCATCTTTAACAGctattaatttgatattttatattgtGTGCGCAAGAAGATATAAGGAAATAGAATtggagaaaaaagaagaaaagaaagaggaaGTTGTGATTTGA